The following are encoded together in the Bradyrhizobium genosp. L genome:
- a CDS encoding helix-turn-helix domain-containing protein — protein MDSLITAAARALAAGDPLGALKRVALRDDPPALALRGIAMARLGDFVRAKELLRRAQRAFGPREAIARSRCVVAEAEIALVSRDLSFPRRALAAARATLAAHGDALNAAHAGYLEVRRLLLVGQLDEAERMLADLDPAPFPPALRVGHELVVAGIAMRRLRTRPARDALARAEIAARRAGIAELTAEVDSTARLLNTPAARLIAAGSERPLQLEEVEQLMASKALVVDACRYVVRASGITVSLTRRPVLFALARALGEAWPQDVSRATLIARAFRGKHADESHRARLRVEIGRLRRALRPFAELSATPDGFVLTPRGRRKVAVLALPVEDEHAEVLAFLADGEAWSSSALAVALGTSQRTVQRALDALASSGKVQSVGRARARRWMTPPVPGFTTTLLLPAPLPNS, from the coding sequence ATGGACTCGCTGATCACGGCCGCAGCGCGCGCGCTCGCAGCCGGTGATCCCCTCGGCGCACTGAAACGGGTGGCGCTGCGCGACGATCCGCCGGCGCTGGCGCTGCGCGGCATCGCGATGGCCCGGCTCGGCGATTTCGTCCGCGCCAAGGAACTGCTGCGGCGCGCGCAACGCGCCTTCGGTCCGCGGGAAGCGATCGCGCGGTCTCGCTGCGTGGTGGCCGAGGCCGAGATCGCGCTGGTGTCGCGCGACCTCTCCTTTCCCAGGCGCGCTCTCGCCGCCGCTCGCGCGACGCTTGCGGCACATGGCGATGCGCTCAACGCCGCGCATGCCGGCTATCTCGAGGTCCGCCGCCTGCTGCTGGTCGGGCAGCTCGACGAGGCCGAACGCATGCTCGCCGACCTCGATCCGGCGCCGTTTCCGCCGGCGCTCCGCGTCGGCCATGAGCTCGTCGTGGCCGGGATCGCGATGCGGCGGCTGCGCACCAGGCCGGCCCGCGACGCGCTCGCGCGAGCCGAAATCGCGGCGCGCCGCGCCGGCATCGCGGAACTGACGGCGGAAGTCGACAGCACCGCGCGTCTGCTCAATACGCCGGCGGCGCGGCTGATCGCCGCGGGCAGCGAGCGGCCGCTGCAGCTCGAAGAGGTCGAGCAATTGATGGCTTCGAAAGCGCTGGTGGTGGATGCCTGCCGTTACGTCGTGCGCGCCTCCGGCATCACGGTTTCGCTGACGCGGCGGCCGGTGCTGTTCGCGCTCGCGCGCGCGCTCGGCGAGGCGTGGCCGCAGGACGTCTCGCGCGCCACGCTGATCGCGCGGGCGTTTCGCGGCAAGCACGCCGATGAATCGCATCGTGCAAGGCTGCGGGTCGAGATCGGCCGACTGCGCCGCGCGCTGCGGCCGTTCGCCGAGCTCAGCGCGACGCCTGATGGCTTCGTGCTGACGCCGCGCGGCCGGCGCAAGGTCGCGGTGCTGGCGCTTCCGGTCGAGGACGAGCACGCCGAGGTGCTGGCCTTCCTCGCCGACGGCGAAGCGTGGTCGAGCTCGGCGCTGGCGGTCGCGCTCGGCACCAGCCAGCGCACGGTGCAGCGCGCGCTCGACGCCCTGGCCTCCTCGGGCAAGGTGCAGTCGGTCGGCCGCGCCCGCGCGCGGCGCTGGATGACGCCGCCGGTGCCGGGATTCACGACGACGTTGTTACTCCCCGCTCCGCTGCCGAACAGCTAG
- a CDS encoding adenylate/guanylate cyclase domain-containing protein, which produces MQMSSTLSWLVDAAAATAGANRLLAELGAHLVADGLPLAGGALTLEVPHPLIARRTWLWRADNGEVIEALGFAPPQPFARPDLAGSGDAGRRWLSELGPGPVHEDAIGAGPNHPVLGWIGTRLFTADEADQLRQAARFAAAPLAAIAARATLSAALEAYLGRRSAARVLGSPLRRDTGENITAALLFADLRGFTALSESHPPAEVIAALDAWFDRIAGAIHAFGGEVLKFIGDGLLAIFPVTTTARSACEAALRAVSAARVGMAHLDTERRKQGLPPLAFGAALHLGEVHWGNIGAADRLDFTAIGSAVNLVSRLEGLCKPLGQTVLVSDALAAETGMKLVALGTHELRGIARPCTVFAVPED; this is translated from the coding sequence ATGCAGATGTCTTCGACGTTGAGCTGGCTGGTCGATGCCGCAGCAGCGACCGCCGGCGCCAACCGGTTGCTCGCGGAACTCGGTGCGCACCTCGTCGCAGACGGCCTGCCGCTCGCCGGCGGTGCGCTGACGCTGGAAGTCCCGCATCCGCTGATTGCAAGACGAACCTGGCTGTGGCGCGCCGACAATGGCGAGGTCATCGAGGCTCTCGGCTTTGCGCCGCCGCAGCCTTTTGCCCGGCCCGATCTGGCAGGATCCGGTGATGCCGGCCGACGCTGGCTCAGCGAGCTCGGGCCCGGTCCCGTGCATGAGGACGCGATCGGCGCCGGGCCGAACCACCCGGTGCTCGGCTGGATCGGCACCCGCTTGTTCACTGCAGATGAGGCCGATCAACTGCGTCAGGCCGCGCGCTTTGCCGCGGCGCCGCTTGCCGCCATCGCCGCGCGCGCGACGCTCTCGGCGGCGCTCGAAGCCTATCTCGGCCGGCGCAGCGCGGCGCGCGTACTGGGCTCGCCCTTGCGGCGCGACACCGGCGAGAACATCACGGCGGCGCTGCTGTTCGCCGATCTGCGTGGCTTCACCGCGCTGTCCGAAAGCCATCCGCCGGCCGAGGTGATCGCCGCGCTCGATGCCTGGTTCGATCGCATCGCCGGCGCGATCCATGCCTTTGGCGGCGAGGTCCTGAAGTTCATCGGCGACGGGCTGCTTGCGATCTTCCCGGTCACGACGACTGCACGCAGCGCCTGCGAGGCGGCGCTGCGCGCGGTGTCGGCGGCGCGCGTCGGCATGGCGCATCTCGACACTGAACGGCGCAAGCAGGGTTTGCCGCCGCTGGCATTCGGCGCAGCGCTGCATCTCGGCGAGGTGCATTGGGGCAATATCGGCGCCGCCGATCGCCTCGACTTCACCGCGATCGGATCGGCGGTCAATCTGGTGAGCCGGCTCGAAGGGCTGTGCAAGCCGCTCGGGCAGACCGTGCTGGTGTCGGACGCGCTCGCCGCCGAGACCGGGATGAAGCTGGTCGCGCTCGGCACTCACGAGCTGCGCGGCATCGCGCGCCCCTGCACCGTCTTCGCCGTACCGGAGGACTGA
- a CDS encoding SRPBCC family protein, whose amino-acid sequence MTEAFIVRREIEIAAPRATVFAFLTDPQKIVSWMGLEADTELHPGGLYLLKGVSGDRARAARGAFREVVPVHRLAYTFGWEGGEEVPPGSSLIEIDLIDRETGTLLRMTHSGLPNAAQCESHAKGWEHYLGRLKIAAAGGDPGPERGPHQGA is encoded by the coding sequence ATGACTGAAGCCTTCATCGTTCGACGCGAGATCGAGATCGCAGCGCCACGGGCGACCGTGTTCGCCTTCCTGACCGATCCGCAGAAGATCGTGAGCTGGATGGGGCTCGAGGCCGACACCGAGCTGCATCCGGGTGGATTGTATCTGCTCAAGGGTGTCAGCGGCGATCGCGCGCGCGCCGCACGTGGTGCGTTTCGCGAGGTCGTGCCGGTGCATCGGCTGGCCTACACTTTCGGCTGGGAAGGCGGCGAGGAGGTGCCGCCCGGATCCAGCCTGATCGAGATCGACCTGATCGACAGGGAAACCGGCACGCTGCTGCGGATGACCCATAGCGGCCTGCCGAACGCCGCACAGTGCGAGAGCCATGCCAAGGGATGGGAGCACTACCTCGGCAGGCTGAAGATCGCGGCGGCAGGCGGCGATCCGGGCCCCGAACGCGGTCCGCATCAAGGCGCCTGA
- a CDS encoding HD domain-containing protein, whose protein sequence is MTEIIAGIRVPDSAMARAATQLVRDTEDDLLYNHSRRVFFWGALTGNRRGLKFDSELLYIGAMFHDMGLTPAHASPDLRFEVDGANAARDFLKGYDVPERDIEDVWASIALHTTPGIPEHMRPTVALVTAGVEMDVLGIAYDDFPHEHRDHVCAHHPREANFKENIIDHFAAGIIRKPQTTFGNVKADVLALKDPSYSRTNFCSIILGSKWPG, encoded by the coding sequence ATGACCGAGATCATCGCCGGCATCCGCGTCCCCGACAGCGCCATGGCCCGCGCCGCGACCCAGCTGGTGCGCGATACCGAGGACGATCTGCTCTACAATCACAGCCGCCGCGTGTTCTTCTGGGGCGCACTGACCGGCAACCGCCGCGGCCTGAAATTCGATTCCGAGCTGCTGTATATCGGCGCGATGTTTCACGACATGGGCCTCACGCCAGCGCATGCGAGCCCCGATCTGCGCTTCGAGGTCGACGGCGCCAACGCTGCGCGTGACTTCCTGAAAGGCTATGACGTGCCGGAGCGCGACATCGAGGACGTCTGGGCCTCGATCGCGCTGCACACGACGCCCGGGATCCCCGAGCATATGCGTCCGACGGTCGCGCTCGTCACCGCCGGCGTCGAGATGGACGTGCTCGGTATCGCCTATGACGATTTCCCGCACGAGCACCGCGACCATGTCTGCGCGCATCATCCGCGCGAGGCGAACTTCAAGGAGAACATCATCGATCACTTCGCGGCCGGCATCATCAGGAAGCCGCAGACCACCTTCGGCAACGTCAAGGCCGACGTCCTGGCCCTGAAGGACCCGAGCTACAGCCGTACCAACTTCTGCTCGATCATCCTCGGCTCGAAATGGCCGGGATGA
- a CDS encoding GlxA family transcriptional regulator produces the protein MAVQKVAVVIHEGVQALDVAGPVDVFAETNGFVAAGDGYETVLVGATREPVRASNGMKISADLGFAEANEKFDIVLVAGGPALPDAAADPELTQWLRGVPEWAQLYGSICTGAFALGHAGLLDGHKVTTHWQNAQRLAARFPAAEVIHDRIYIRDRQLMTSAGVTAGIDLGLALVAERHGPQVAVAVAKRLVVVAQRQGGQSQFSPYLTAPVDESSPIARAQAHVMQQVGERHTLQSLAEAVGMSVRNFGRAFAQATGTTPHEFVERARIDAARRLLEGSDRPLKAVAFDCGFGSADRMRIVFSDRLGISPAQYRSSFRKL, from the coding sequence ATGGCGGTTCAGAAAGTCGCGGTCGTGATCCACGAAGGGGTGCAGGCGCTGGACGTTGCCGGCCCCGTCGACGTGTTCGCCGAGACCAACGGCTTCGTTGCGGCCGGCGACGGCTATGAAACCGTGCTGGTCGGAGCCACTCGCGAGCCCGTGCGCGCCTCGAACGGCATGAAGATCTCGGCCGACCTCGGTTTTGCAGAGGCGAACGAAAAATTCGACATCGTGCTCGTTGCGGGCGGTCCGGCGCTGCCCGACGCCGCGGCCGATCCCGAATTGACGCAGTGGCTGCGTGGAGTGCCGGAGTGGGCTCAACTCTATGGTTCGATCTGCACCGGCGCCTTCGCGTTGGGGCATGCCGGGCTGCTCGACGGCCACAAGGTGACGACGCATTGGCAGAATGCGCAGCGGCTCGCGGCGCGCTTCCCCGCCGCCGAGGTGATCCATGACCGGATCTACATTCGCGATCGGCAATTGATGACCTCGGCGGGCGTGACCGCGGGGATCGACCTCGGCCTGGCGCTGGTTGCCGAGCGGCACGGGCCACAGGTTGCGGTCGCGGTTGCGAAGCGGCTGGTCGTGGTGGCGCAGCGCCAGGGCGGCCAGTCGCAGTTCAGTCCCTATCTCACCGCGCCGGTCGATGAGAGTTCGCCGATTGCGCGCGCGCAGGCCCATGTCATGCAGCAGGTCGGTGAACGCCACACCCTGCAGTCGCTGGCCGAGGCGGTCGGCATGAGCGTGCGCAATTTCGGCCGCGCCTTTGCGCAAGCGACCGGGACCACGCCGCATGAATTCGTCGAGCGCGCCCGGATCGATGCCGCGCGCCGCTTGCTCGAGGGCAGCGATCGGCCGCTCAAGGCGGTTGCTTTCGACTGCGGCTTCGGCTCGGCCGACCGCATGCGCATCGTGTTCAGCGATCGGCTCGGCATATCGCCGGCGCAGTACCGGTCGAGTTTCCGCAAATTGTGA
- a CDS encoding histidine phosphatase family protein codes for MDALTLFIIRHAEKPGDVWPGPGFTDAGVSDTESLVIRGWQRAGAWTALFGTDLTKGDYAKPDVIYAAMPGTDPNQPPSSRPAETISALAARLKQTPNESFAKGSEALLVPALLKLSGVVLLCWEHKSIIADILPLIPVSKGTPPGKWEGDRFDVVLRFDRGKGDDKFAFKELFPKLLSGDSDKPLDHGK; via the coding sequence ATGGACGCGCTCACGCTCTTCATCATTCGTCATGCCGAAAAGCCCGGTGACGTCTGGCCGGGGCCCGGCTTCACGGACGCGGGCGTGTCGGACACGGAGTCGCTGGTGATCCGCGGCTGGCAGCGCGCCGGCGCCTGGACCGCGCTGTTCGGCACCGATCTCACCAAGGGTGACTATGCCAAGCCCGACGTCATCTATGCCGCGATGCCAGGCACCGATCCCAATCAGCCGCCGAGCAGCCGTCCCGCCGAGACGATTTCGGCGCTTGCCGCCCGCCTCAAGCAGACCCCGAACGAAAGCTTTGCCAAGGGCTCCGAGGCACTGCTCGTGCCGGCGCTACTGAAGCTGAGTGGCGTCGTGCTGCTGTGTTGGGAGCACAAGTCGATCATCGCCGACATCCTTCCGTTGATTCCGGTCAGCAAGGGCACTCCGCCGGGCAAGTGGGAAGGCGACCGCTTCGACGTCGTGCTCCGCTTCGATCGCGGCAAGGGCGACGACAAGTTCGCGTTCAAGGAGCTGTTCCCGAAGCTGCTGTCTGGCGATTCCGACAAGCCGCTGGATCACGGCAAGTAA
- a CDS encoding MmcQ/YjbR family DNA-binding protein — protein MTPKTFEAHCLRLPAATRVVQWEGTSVFKVGGKMFALSGGFIERSGGFMFKTSNMAYQMLIEQGFARPAPYLARAKWVQLTGNGALSDAELKAYLKQAHALIAAKLTRKSRKALGLG, from the coding sequence ATGACCCCGAAAACCTTCGAAGCCCACTGCCTGCGCCTGCCGGCTGCGACCAGGGTGGTGCAGTGGGAAGGCACCTCCGTATTCAAGGTCGGCGGCAAGATGTTCGCACTATCAGGCGGCTTCATCGAGCGGTCCGGCGGCTTCATGTTCAAGACATCGAACATGGCCTACCAGATGCTGATCGAGCAGGGTTTTGCGCGGCCGGCGCCCTATCTGGCGCGCGCCAAATGGGTGCAGCTCACCGGCAACGGCGCCCTCTCCGACGCCGAGTTGAAGGCTTATCTCAAGCAGGCGCACGCGCTGATTGCCGCGAAGCTGACGCGGAAGTCGCGCAAAGCGCTGGGCCTCGGCTGA
- a CDS encoding PadR family transcriptional regulator, with translation MRKSFFHERDDDGFRFGFAIGRHGRGHRFGHGGRGFFFGRGGGGDFPGSRRLSSEDLQLVILALLGERPAHGYELIKLIEERSDGFYSPSPGVIYPALTFLEEIGHASVTQDAARKLYNITEQGKAHLVANRTTADAILAALSRIGRRMEDVREAFAGVSDFDTEASDELHRARHALKSALRHKRGSDAAEARRIAKILERAAAEILQQ, from the coding sequence ATGAGGAAATCCTTCTTCCACGAACGTGACGATGACGGCTTCCGGTTCGGATTCGCCATCGGCCGCCACGGCCGGGGGCATCGCTTTGGCCATGGCGGCCGCGGCTTCTTCTTCGGGCGAGGCGGGGGCGGCGACTTTCCGGGATCGCGCAGGCTGTCGTCGGAGGACCTGCAGCTCGTCATTCTGGCGCTGCTCGGCGAGCGGCCGGCGCACGGCTATGAGCTGATCAAGCTGATCGAGGAGCGCTCCGACGGCTTCTACAGCCCGAGCCCGGGCGTGATCTATCCGGCGCTGACCTTCCTCGAGGAGATCGGACACGCCAGCGTCACCCAGGACGCGGCGCGCAAGCTCTACAACATCACCGAGCAGGGCAAGGCGCACCTCGTCGCCAACCGCACCACCGCGGACGCCATCCTCGCGGCGCTGTCGCGGATCGGCCGGCGCATGGAGGACGTGCGCGAAGCTTTTGCCGGCGTCAGCGACTTCGACACCGAGGCCTCCGACGAGCTGCACCGCGCCCGCCACGCGCTGAAGAGCGCGCTACGCCACAAGCGTGGCTCTGACGCCGCCGAGGCGCGGCGCATCGCCAAGATCCTGGAGCGCGCCGCCGCGGAGATCCTGCAGCAGTGA
- a CDS encoding O-methyltransferase, translating into MSDDQPHSGIADPRVTDVIDRLQAMRRRPADGGPRGNRMSSRDPHAYAEQGFSIHPEQGELIYLLCRGLGARRVVEFATSVGMSTLYFAAAIRDNGGGTVIGSEIVPAKVATAQRNLADAGLADYADIREGDARKTLRDLGGPVDFVLIDGWPGETGPSLARQVIEIVAPQLRTGGYVMNDNAEPDFLEFVRDPKNGFVSITLPLKGGTELSLKAA; encoded by the coding sequence ATGTCCGACGACCAACCGCATAGCGGGATTGCCGACCCGCGCGTGACAGATGTCATCGACCGCCTGCAGGCCATGCGCCGCAGGCCGGCCGACGGCGGCCCGCGCGGCAACAGAATGAGCAGCCGCGACCCGCACGCCTATGCCGAACAGGGATTCTCGATCCATCCCGAGCAGGGCGAGCTGATCTATCTGTTGTGCCGCGGCCTCGGCGCCAGGCGCGTCGTTGAGTTTGCGACGTCGGTCGGGATGTCGACGCTGTATTTCGCGGCCGCGATCCGCGACAATGGCGGCGGCACCGTGATCGGCTCGGAGATCGTGCCGGCCAAGGTCGCAACCGCGCAGCGCAATCTCGCTGACGCCGGCCTTGCCGACTATGCCGATATCCGCGAGGGCGATGCGCGCAAGACGCTGCGTGATCTCGGCGGCCCCGTCGACTTCGTCCTGATCGACGGCTGGCCCGGCGAGACCGGCCCGTCGCTGGCACGCCAGGTGATCGAGATCGTCGCGCCGCAGCTGCGCACCGGCGGCTATGTCATGAACGACAATGCCGAACCGGATTTCCTCGAGTTCGTGCGCGATCCCAAAAACGGCTTTGTCTCGATCACGCTGCCGCTCAAGGGCGGCACTGAACTGAGCCTCAAGGCGGCGTAA
- a CDS encoding GNAT family N-acetyltransferase — protein MTDIELSDLLDHPIWSALTTRQRALAEGGAVARRYPTAIAPFADMVDRSAKSFAALSALLSGPEIAVLFTPDPVVAPPEFKVLLAETGEQMIGAPAAFSLPGIEIVRLGAADVPAMMALVELTKPGPFGTRTHELGTFLGIRLKGELVAMTGERMKPGNYAEMTAVCVHPDHRGRGYAQALLSAVSKQIVARGEIPFLHVFTNNTSAIALYRRQGMEIRRRLHITVLQKQG, from the coding sequence ATGACCGACATCGAATTGTCCGATCTGCTCGATCATCCGATCTGGAGCGCGCTGACCACGCGGCAGCGCGCGCTCGCGGAAGGCGGCGCTGTGGCGCGGCGCTATCCGACCGCGATCGCGCCCTTCGCCGACATGGTTGATCGATCGGCGAAGAGTTTTGCGGCGCTCAGTGCGCTGCTGTCGGGGCCTGAGATCGCGGTGTTGTTCACGCCTGATCCGGTCGTCGCCCCACCGGAGTTCAAGGTCCTGCTTGCCGAGACCGGCGAGCAGATGATCGGCGCGCCTGCGGCGTTTTCCTTGCCCGGCATCGAGATCGTCAGGCTCGGCGCAGCCGATGTTCCCGCCATGATGGCGCTGGTCGAGCTGACCAAACCCGGCCCGTTCGGTACACGGACGCATGAGCTCGGGACGTTCCTCGGCATCCGCCTCAAGGGCGAACTCGTCGCGATGACCGGCGAGCGGATGAAGCCGGGTAACTACGCTGAGATGACCGCGGTCTGCGTGCATCCGGATCACCGCGGCCGCGGCTATGCGCAGGCGCTGCTGTCGGCGGTGTCGAAGCAGATCGTGGCGAGAGGTGAAATTCCCTTCCTGCACGTCTTCACAAACAATACGTCGGCGATTGCGTTGTACCGGCGCCAGGGCATGGAGATCCGCCGCCGTCTGCATATCACGGTGTTGCAGAAGCAGGGGTGA
- a CDS encoding right-handed parallel beta-helix repeat-containing protein has protein sequence MMPLSRRQAVRLVSFVMATPLLGTESRAEPAPIPGTATFDMATFTATSGGDADAAFAKALAAIAKAANDAGKAGPVHIALNLERNASYRIKRTIVFKALHGFELNGNGAEVINTTRSGTITISGCNRLTVRDLTIDYDPLPFTQGTITAFDKGAVEITVKIDPGYPDDAALLASITDGFFKVMDRHNRSLKTGARDFLSPSQVQRLGDGLIKVRLQWSANDRFPSQLPIAVGDVVTIANSGPHAIAIDSSVATSLIDVKLLASPGMGIIENGGDGSILLQKVSVIPGPRPKGATTDRLISTNSDGSHFIAVARGPTLEDCSFANTSDDAINVHGFYYYVVAKPAPRHFLLSPKWDIGLLAGDDVESCDHATFRSLGRGKIAQLTKRHAPELKAKIAQIWKNRSPTTQPDLIYDVVLQQDLPLKVGDALSSLTHIGSGATVLRCSFHACGRVLMKAPNAIVENCQFSFSTGVALQAGSDIGFWSESGFADNLVFRNNRFSHCVNGANELTGGSGTLGTIYVGMVPPEGAKGFQDNAQNHRVIIEGNHIDDSFIYAIFVSNTDGLKIADNVIGQTFLRGNTFGAGDLFRIKPDSAIFVGRSANIEISNNVAARGRIATNAVAIDPSCDKRTLHLANNRLA, from the coding sequence ATGATGCCGCTCAGCCGCAGGCAGGCCGTGAGGCTTGTCTCATTCGTGATGGCGACACCGCTGCTCGGCACCGAAAGCCGCGCCGAGCCGGCGCCCATTCCCGGGACTGCGACCTTCGACATGGCGACCTTCACCGCCACGTCCGGCGGCGACGCGGACGCGGCCTTTGCCAAGGCCCTGGCCGCGATCGCCAAGGCGGCCAACGACGCCGGCAAGGCTGGGCCGGTTCATATCGCGCTCAACCTGGAACGGAACGCGAGCTACCGGATCAAGCGGACAATCGTGTTCAAGGCGCTGCACGGCTTCGAGCTCAACGGCAATGGCGCCGAGGTGATCAACACCACGCGCAGCGGCACCATCACGATCTCCGGCTGCAACCGCCTCACCGTCCGCGATCTCACCATCGACTATGATCCGCTCCCGTTCACGCAAGGTACGATCACGGCCTTCGACAAGGGCGCGGTCGAGATCACCGTCAAGATCGATCCCGGCTATCCCGACGATGCTGCACTACTGGCCTCGATCACCGACGGGTTCTTCAAGGTGATGGACCGGCACAATCGGTCGCTGAAGACCGGTGCCAGGGACTTCCTGTCGCCGAGCCAGGTCCAGCGCCTCGGCGACGGCCTGATCAAGGTCCGCCTGCAATGGAGCGCCAACGACCGCTTCCCGAGCCAGCTGCCGATTGCCGTCGGTGACGTCGTCACGATCGCAAACAGCGGCCCGCATGCAATCGCAATCGACTCCAGCGTGGCGACCAGCCTGATCGACGTGAAGCTGCTGGCCTCGCCGGGCATGGGCATCATCGAGAACGGCGGCGACGGCTCGATACTGCTGCAAAAGGTGTCCGTCATTCCGGGACCGCGGCCGAAGGGCGCGACCACCGACCGGCTGATCTCGACCAATTCCGACGGCTCGCACTTCATCGCGGTCGCCCGCGGTCCGACGCTGGAGGATTGCAGCTTCGCCAACACCTCCGACGACGCCATCAATGTGCATGGCTTCTATTACTACGTCGTGGCGAAGCCGGCGCCGCGGCACTTTCTGCTCAGCCCGAAATGGGACATCGGGCTACTAGCCGGCGACGACGTCGAGAGCTGCGATCACGCCACGTTCCGCTCGCTCGGGCGCGGCAAGATCGCGCAGCTGACCAAGCGCCACGCGCCCGAGCTGAAAGCCAAGATCGCCCAGATCTGGAAGAACAGGAGCCCGACCACCCAGCCGGACCTGATCTACGACGTGGTCCTGCAACAGGATTTGCCGCTCAAGGTCGGCGATGCCCTGAGTTCGCTGACGCATATCGGATCCGGCGCCACGGTGCTGCGCTGCAGTTTCCATGCCTGCGGCCGCGTGCTGATGAAGGCACCGAACGCCATTGTCGAGAACTGCCAGTTCAGCTTCTCGACCGGCGTCGCGCTACAGGCGGGCAGCGATATCGGTTTCTGGTCGGAGTCGGGATTCGCCGACAACCTCGTGTTCCGCAACAACCGCTTCAGCCATTGCGTCAACGGCGCCAATGAGCTGACCGGCGGCAGCGGGACGCTCGGCACGATCTATGTCGGCATGGTGCCGCCCGAGGGCGCCAAGGGATTTCAGGACAATGCCCAGAACCACCGCGTGATCATCGAGGGCAATCACATCGACGATTCCTTCATCTATGCGATCTTCGTCAGCAATACCGACGGCCTCAAGATCGCAGACAATGTCATCGGCCAGACTTTTCTCCGCGGCAACACCTTTGGGGCCGGCGACTTGTTCCGGATCAAGCCGGACAGCGCGATCTTCGTCGGCCGTTCGGCGAATATCGAGATCAGCAACAACGTCGCCGCCCGCGGCCGGATCGCGACCAATGCCGTCGCGATCGATCCCAGCTGCGACAAGCGCACGCTGCATCTGGCCAACAACAGGCTGGCTTGA
- a CDS encoding GntR family transcriptional regulator, whose translation MPAASLHRDKAYARIRDLVVSGEFAPDEPLSERSLSDRLALGRTPVREALKALAKDGLLTIHPMRGTFVRQLSFDDLREIHELRLALEGMAAYLAATRGPTAGLDRCAKELRRAKARATIDVEEAQQAGWAFHDELFRATSNGRLVQAYDNLRAQSGLALQKIRQYSPERTRQALNEHLGIHAAVEAQDPDAAQQRMWRHLASAFEARLTALGAVRPSLPAGGGQRS comes from the coding sequence ATGCCAGCTGCTTCGCTCCATCGTGACAAGGCCTATGCGCGGATCCGCGATCTCGTGGTCTCGGGCGAGTTCGCGCCCGATGAGCCGTTGTCGGAGCGCAGCCTGTCGGACCGGCTCGCGCTCGGGCGAACGCCGGTGCGCGAGGCCTTGAAGGCGCTCGCCAAGGACGGCCTGCTGACCATCCATCCGATGCGCGGCACCTTCGTGCGGCAATTGTCGTTCGACGATTTGCGCGAGATCCACGAGTTGCGCCTCGCGCTCGAGGGGATGGCGGCCTATCTCGCGGCCACGCGCGGGCCGACTGCTGGCCTCGATCGCTGTGCCAAGGAGCTGCGGCGGGCGAAAGCGCGCGCGACGATCGACGTGGAGGAGGCGCAGCAGGCGGGCTGGGCGTTTCACGACGAACTGTTCCGTGCCACGTCCAATGGCCGCCTGGTGCAGGCCTATGACAATCTGCGCGCCCAGAGCGGCCTCGCATTGCAGAAGATCCGGCAATACAGCCCTGAGCGCACCCGCCAGGCGCTCAACGAGCATCTCGGAATCCACGCCGCCGTCGAAGCGCAGGACCCCGACGCTGCGCAGCAGCGGATGTGGCGGCATCTCGCGTCGGCCTTCGAGGCGCGGTTGACGGCGCTCGGCGCGGTACGGCCGAGCCTGCCGGCAGGGGGAGGCCAGCGCTCATGA